In Astatotilapia calliptera unplaced genomic scaffold, fAstCal1.2 U_scaffold_1, whole genome shotgun sequence, one DNA window encodes the following:
- the LOC113017291 gene encoding programmed cell death 1 ligand 1-like — protein MNCRISLVLILTSCVSGSFVVNVTQTSCQAEENHNITLEWTFTVETGRSPTYLNIYCELITDDKLSVLYHVHNGAEVSESQDEKFSGRVQGDKDALREGRIRLQLCKLRTEDSGQYKCQVNTDYGFSSASCRLNVTALLKKAQQRLHFMRVQRWNRLQTDLLVSFYRATIQSVLVHAIPVRYADCTTANKKRL, from the exons ATGAACTGCAGGATCTCGCTGGTCCTCATCCTCACCTCGTGTGTCTCTG GATCATTTGTAGTGAATGTGACTCAGACCTCCTGTCAGGCAGAGGAGAACCACAACATCACACTGGAGTGGACGTTCACAGTAGAAACAGGCAGATCCCCCACATATCTAAACATCTACTGTGAACTGATAACTGATGATAAACTCTCAGTTCTGTATCATGTCCACAATGGTGCTGAAGTCTCAGAGTCTCAGGATGAAAAGTTTTCAGGACGAGTTCAGGGTGACAAAGACGCCCTCAGAGAAGGACGAATCAGACTCCAGCTGTGCAAACTCAGGACTGAGGACTCGGGTCAATACAAGTGTCAAGTAAACACAGATTATGGCTTCAGCTCTGCGAGCTGCAGACTAAACGTCACTG CCCTGTTGAAGAAAGCTCAGCAGCGCCTCCATTTCATGAGGGTTCAGAGATGGAACAGGCTGCAGACTGACCTACTAGTGTCCTTCTATCGTGCCACAATCCAGAGTGTGCTGGTGCACGCCATCCCTGTGCGGTACGCTGATTGTACAACAGCCAATAAGAAGAGACTCTAG